A region of Subtercola boreus DNA encodes the following proteins:
- a CDS encoding DUF1844 domain-containing protein, with translation MSDEARDIADVQAVEVITTTAVHLMSAAAVKVGLADDPDSQLDLDEARKLIIALAGLVTAGAPEIGDMHARSLRDGLRSLQLAFREASPFPDAIGQGPGEKLTGPVN, from the coding sequence ATGAGCGACGAAGCGCGCGACATCGCCGATGTGCAGGCCGTCGAGGTCATCACGACCACGGCTGTGCACCTGATGAGCGCAGCCGCGGTGAAGGTCGGCCTCGCCGATGACCCCGACAGCCAGCTGGACCTCGACGAGGCGCGCAAGCTGATCATCGCACTGGCCGGGCTCGTCACGGCCGGTGCACCCGAGATCGGCGACATGCACGCACGGTCACTCCGCGACGGCCTCCGCTCGCTGCAGCTCGCGTTCCGGGAGGCGTCGCCGTTCCCGGATGCCATCGGTCAAGGGCCTGGCGAGAAGCTGACCGGGCCCGTTAACTAG
- a CDS encoding histidinol-phosphate transaminase, with the protein MSSLADLPIRDDLRGLKPYGAPELKVRVALNVNENTHPIPEDVARSIIESVALELRTVNRYPDREFLKLRDSLAAYLNAALVEESAAAGLPVAELTRDNIWAANGSNEILQQILQAFGGPGRSVLGFPPTYSMHPIIAAGTGTEWIPGVRDENFEISPQTAVDWVQRTNPDLVFFCAPNNPTGTPLSLETIAAAYDATDKIVVVDEAYAEFGPSGEPTALSLLEGRPRLIVSRTMSKAFAFAGARLGYLAADPAISDALRLVRLPYHLSALTQAAATAALAHAPEMLAMVDDIKGQRDRMARRLAELGYSPYESTSNFILFGGVPDPHRMFEQLLEREIIIRDLGIPNHLRVSAGTESETTAFLEAMDEITPR; encoded by the coding sequence GTGAGTTCACTAGCCGATCTGCCCATCCGTGACGACCTCCGGGGGCTGAAGCCCTACGGTGCACCCGAACTCAAGGTGCGGGTGGCGCTGAACGTCAACGAGAACACGCATCCCATACCCGAAGACGTAGCCCGCTCGATCATCGAGTCGGTGGCACTGGAGCTGCGCACGGTCAACCGCTATCCCGACCGCGAGTTCTTGAAACTCCGCGACAGCCTGGCGGCCTACCTGAACGCCGCTCTCGTCGAAGAGTCAGCTGCCGCGGGCCTGCCGGTCGCCGAGCTGACCCGTGACAACATCTGGGCGGCGAACGGTTCGAACGAGATCCTGCAGCAGATCCTTCAGGCCTTCGGTGGGCCCGGGCGTTCCGTGCTCGGCTTCCCTCCCACATATTCCATGCACCCGATCATCGCGGCGGGCACCGGTACCGAGTGGATCCCCGGCGTGCGCGACGAGAACTTCGAGATCTCGCCGCAGACAGCCGTCGACTGGGTCCAGCGCACCAACCCCGACCTCGTCTTCTTCTGCGCACCGAACAACCCCACAGGCACACCCCTTTCTCTGGAGACGATCGCTGCCGCCTACGACGCGACAGACAAGATCGTCGTCGTCGACGAGGCGTACGCCGAATTCGGCCCTTCCGGCGAACCGACCGCTCTCTCGCTCCTCGAAGGCAGGCCGCGCCTCATCGTCTCCCGCACCATGAGCAAGGCTTTCGCCTTCGCCGGCGCGCGGCTCGGCTACCTCGCTGCCGACCCCGCCATCAGTGACGCCCTCCGTCTCGTGCGCTTGCCGTACCACCTCTCGGCCCTCACCCAGGCCGCAGCCACGGCTGCACTCGCCCACGCACCCGAGATGCTCGCCATGGTCGACGACATCAAGGGCCAGCGCGATCGCATGGCCCGCCGACTGGCCGAGCTCGGGTACAGCCCGTACGAGAGCACCTCGAACTTCATCCTCTTCGGTGGTGTCCCCGACCCGCACCGGATGTTCGAGCAGCTCCTCGAGCGGGAGATCATCATCCGCGACCTGGGTATCCCGAACCACCTGCGGGTGAGTGCGGGTACGGAGTCGGAGACCACCGCATTCCTCGAGGCGATGGACGAGATCACCCCCCGGTAG
- a CDS encoding amino acid ABC transporter ATP-binding protein → MDAPGTPLVVLDHVNKHYGDLHVLNDITLTIAKGEVVVVIGPSGSGKSTLCRAINRLETIDDGTISIDGQALPSEGAALAKLRANVGMVFQSFNLFAHKTILQNVTLGPIKVSKKSRAEADARAMELLERVGVANQAKKMPAQLSGGQQQRVAIARALAMQPTVMLFDEPTSALDPEMINEVLDVMVGLAKEGMTMIVVTHEMGFARKAADRVVFMADGRIVEDTTPAEFFDHPKSDRAKDFLSKILTH, encoded by the coding sequence ATGGACGCACCCGGCACACCCCTCGTCGTTCTCGACCACGTCAACAAGCACTATGGCGATCTGCACGTTCTGAACGACATCACCCTGACGATCGCCAAAGGTGAGGTCGTCGTGGTGATCGGGCCGAGTGGATCGGGTAAATCGACCCTCTGCCGTGCGATCAACAGGCTCGAGACGATCGACGACGGCACGATCTCGATCGACGGGCAGGCGCTGCCGAGCGAAGGCGCCGCCCTCGCGAAGCTGCGGGCCAACGTCGGCATGGTCTTCCAGTCCTTCAACCTCTTCGCCCACAAGACGATCCTGCAGAACGTGACGCTCGGTCCGATCAAGGTGTCGAAGAAGTCCAGGGCCGAAGCGGATGCCCGGGCCATGGAGTTGCTCGAACGCGTCGGGGTCGCGAACCAGGCCAAGAAGATGCCGGCCCAGCTCTCGGGCGGCCAGCAGCAACGCGTGGCCATCGCCCGAGCCCTCGCGATGCAGCCGACAGTGATGCTGTTCGACGAGCCCACCTCGGCGCTCGACCCGGAGATGATCAACGAGGTGCTCGACGTGATGGTCGGCCTCGCCAAAGAGGGCATGACGATGATCGTCGTGACCCACGAGATGGGTTTCGCCCGGAAGGCCGCCGACCGCGTCGTGTTCATGGCAGACGGCCGCATCGTCGAAGACACCACCCCGGCGGAGTTCTTCGACCACCCCAAGAGCGATCGTGCCAAAGATTTCCTCTCCAAGATCCTGACCCACTAA
- a CDS encoding amino acid ABC transporter permease produces MVIFDNLPLYLEAFLQTLALLLLTTLFALPLGAVIAAMRISPIGSLRATATVYTEILRNTPLVLVFIFCFVVLPILGVILPFMFSAVLALTLYTAPFFAEAIRSGINGVPVGQAEAARSIGMTFGQTVTLVVLPQAVRSVVPPIINVMIALTKNTSIAGGFFIFELFNSGRRLVNENGDQVILVLVGVAAFYLLITIPLGQLADFLERRVVIKR; encoded by the coding sequence GTGGTCATCTTCGACAATCTGCCGCTGTACCTCGAGGCCTTCCTCCAGACTCTCGCGCTGCTGCTGCTCACGACGCTGTTCGCTCTGCCGCTCGGTGCTGTGATAGCGGCGATGCGCATCTCGCCGATCGGGAGCCTCCGCGCAACGGCGACCGTCTACACCGAGATCCTCCGCAACACGCCCCTGGTTCTCGTCTTCATCTTCTGCTTCGTCGTGCTGCCGATCCTCGGCGTCATCCTGCCGTTCATGTTCTCGGCCGTGCTCGCGCTGACCCTCTATACCGCACCGTTCTTCGCCGAGGCGATCCGTTCGGGCATCAACGGGGTGCCGGTGGGCCAGGCGGAGGCGGCCCGCAGCATCGGAATGACCTTCGGGCAGACGGTGACTCTCGTCGTTCTGCCGCAGGCCGTTCGGAGCGTGGTTCCGCCGATCATCAACGTCATGATCGCACTGACCAAGAACACCTCGATCGCGGGCGGTTTCTTCATCTTCGAACTCTTCAACTCGGGCCGCCGGCTGGTGAACGAGAACGGTGACCAGGTCATCCTCGTGCTCGTCGGTGTGGCCGCCTTCTACCTGCTCATCACGATTCCCCTCGGCCAGCTGGCCGACTTCCTCGAGCGACGGGTGGTGATCAAGCGATGA
- the hisH gene encoding imidazole glycerol phosphate synthase subunit HisH — protein sequence MTTKRVVVLDYGSGNVHSAVKALEKVGASVELTADRRAVAEADGLLVPGVGAFSAVISALEAVRGGDLIDKRLAGGRPVLGICVGMQVLFSRGIERGVDSEGLGEWPGTVEELAADVLPHMGWNTVRAPESSRLFAGISDERFYFVHSYAAQRWELEVQPPLPAASVTWADHGGAFIAAVENGPLSATQFHPEKSGDAGMHLLENWLTTL from the coding sequence GTGACGACCAAGCGGGTCGTGGTTCTCGACTACGGCAGTGGCAATGTGCACTCCGCCGTCAAAGCGCTCGAGAAGGTCGGGGCGTCCGTCGAGCTCACCGCCGACCGCCGCGCTGTCGCTGAGGCCGACGGGCTGCTCGTGCCCGGCGTCGGCGCCTTCAGTGCCGTGATCTCCGCCCTCGAGGCGGTGCGCGGTGGCGACCTGATCGACAAGCGCCTCGCTGGCGGCCGCCCCGTGCTCGGCATCTGCGTCGGCATGCAGGTGCTCTTCTCCCGCGGAATCGAGCGTGGTGTCGACAGCGAGGGTCTCGGTGAGTGGCCCGGTACGGTCGAGGAGCTGGCGGCGGATGTGCTGCCGCACATGGGCTGGAACACCGTTCGGGCACCGGAGTCGTCGCGCCTCTTCGCGGGTATCTCCGACGAGCGCTTCTACTTCGTGCACTCCTATGCCGCCCAGCGCTGGGAGCTCGAGGTGCAACCGCCCCTGCCGGCTGCCTCCGTCACCTGGGCCGACCATGGCGGCGCATTCATCGCTGCCGTCGAGAACGGCCCCCTTTCTGCGACCCAGTTCCACCCCGAGAAGTCCGGCGACGCCGGTATGCACCTCCTCGAAAACTGGCTGACCACCCTCTAG
- a CDS encoding cryptochrome/photolyase family protein translates to MTQGTGDMMGGPDDGGPGTVSDDGGPDRVRWIFAGQLGSLFDDGGGRMLLIEARSVFGRRPMHRAKAHLLLSGIRHRAAELGDRVEFHQVDTYSAVVDGRDDLDVIDPTSYSARRYVRRLGARVLPSRGFVTSESDFALWAGSRGGKRLLLEDFYRSVRQRTGILMEGETPAGGQWNYDVSNRERPPRGAVTLGLPDPWWPEEDEIDAGVREDLDRWQADGLVQLVGLDAPRRFAVTEREANLALDSFIESRLNDFGPFEDATLTNDWTMAHSLLSAPLNLGLLDPLAVVTRVADEYEAGRAPLASVEGFVRQVMGWRDYVWHLYWHLGEDYRGSHNALGAKETLPREFTELDATTITANCLHHSIDGLRQHGWAHHIQRLMVIGNWALQRGYDPVALNDWFTDMFVDGTPWVMPANVIGMSQHADGGIVATKPYSSGGAYINTMTDYCGGCRYNPRVRLGPDACPFTAGYWAFLDRTEPVLAPNFRMKQPLAGLRRLADRGAVVAQEREREGL, encoded by the coding sequence ATGACCCAGGGCACCGGCGACATGATGGGCGGCCCCGACGACGGCGGCCCCGGCACGGTCTCCGACGACGGCGGCCCCGACCGCGTGCGCTGGATCTTCGCCGGCCAGCTCGGCTCGCTCTTCGACGACGGCGGCGGGCGCATGCTCCTGATCGAAGCGCGTTCGGTGTTCGGGCGCCGCCCGATGCACAGGGCCAAGGCGCACCTGCTGCTGTCGGGCATCCGGCACCGGGCAGCCGAACTCGGTGACCGCGTGGAGTTCCACCAGGTCGACACCTACAGTGCCGTCGTGGACGGTCGTGACGATCTCGACGTGATCGATCCGACCTCCTACAGTGCGCGCCGGTACGTCAGGCGGCTCGGTGCACGCGTCCTGCCCAGCCGCGGTTTCGTGACGAGCGAGTCGGACTTCGCGCTCTGGGCGGGCAGTCGGGGCGGCAAGCGGCTGCTGCTCGAGGACTTCTACCGGTCGGTGCGGCAACGCACGGGCATCCTGATGGAGGGCGAGACGCCGGCCGGCGGGCAGTGGAACTACGACGTCTCGAACCGGGAACGGCCGCCGAGGGGTGCCGTGACGCTCGGCCTGCCCGATCCGTGGTGGCCCGAGGAGGACGAGATCGACGCCGGCGTGCGCGAAGACCTCGACCGCTGGCAGGCCGACGGGCTAGTGCAGCTGGTGGGTCTGGATGCCCCGCGGCGCTTCGCCGTCACCGAACGTGAGGCGAACCTCGCCCTCGACAGCTTCATCGAAAGTCGGTTGAACGATTTCGGCCCGTTCGAGGATGCGACTCTCACGAACGACTGGACCATGGCGCACTCACTCCTGAGCGCTCCCCTCAACCTCGGGCTGCTCGACCCCCTCGCCGTCGTGACACGGGTCGCCGACGAATACGAGGCCGGCCGGGCGCCGCTCGCCTCGGTGGAGGGTTTCGTGCGGCAGGTGATGGGCTGGCGCGACTACGTCTGGCACCTCTACTGGCACCTCGGCGAGGACTACCGGGGGTCGCACAATGCGCTCGGCGCGAAAGAAACTCTCCCCCGCGAGTTCACCGAACTCGACGCCACCACCATCACCGCGAACTGCCTGCACCACAGCATCGACGGGCTGCGGCAGCACGGCTGGGCTCACCACATCCAGCGCCTGATGGTGATCGGCAACTGGGCGCTGCAGCGCGGCTACGACCCTGTCGCGCTGAACGACTGGTTCACCGACATGTTCGTCGACGGCACACCGTGGGTGATGCCGGCCAACGTGATCGGCATGTCCCAACACGCGGACGGCGGCATCGTCGCGACGAAACCGTACTCGTCGGGCGGCGCGTACATCAACACGATGACCGACTACTGCGGCGGGTGCCGGTACAACCCGCGCGTGCGGCTGGGGCCGGATGCCTGCCCATTCACCGCCGGATACTGGGCGTTCCTCGACCGAACCGAGCCCGTGCTGGCCCCGAACTTCCGCATGAAGCAGCCGCTCGCCGGGCTCCGGCGCCTCGCGGACCGCGGCGCGGTCGTCGCGCAGGAGCGGGAACGCGAGGGGCTGTAG
- a CDS encoding TrmH family RNA methyltransferase codes for MLDNPRSPRVRAVAKLAKKGARSETGLFLLEGPQAVAEALLFSPQLVVELYATPTALERYTDIAQTAVDAGVDVEFVSEQVLEVMSDTVTPQGFIAVCHQFPTAVKDIFAAGPRLIAILEEVRDPGNAGTIIRAADAAGADAVILTGRSVDLYNPKVVRSTTGSLFHLPVAVEATLADVKLRAVEAGLQILAADIKGDDLLEVRSSGLLKAPTAWLFGNEARGLTDDDLKLADRAVSVPIYGRAESMNLATAASVCLYESAFAQHS; via the coding sequence ATGCTCGATAACCCGCGTTCACCGCGTGTTCGGGCCGTCGCCAAACTTGCCAAGAAGGGAGCCCGGTCTGAGACCGGGCTCTTTCTCTTGGAGGGGCCGCAGGCGGTAGCCGAAGCGCTGCTCTTCAGTCCCCAGCTCGTCGTGGAGCTCTACGCCACCCCGACGGCACTCGAGAGATACACCGACATCGCCCAGACCGCAGTGGATGCCGGCGTCGACGTCGAGTTCGTCTCCGAGCAGGTGCTCGAGGTCATGAGCGACACCGTGACCCCGCAGGGCTTCATCGCCGTGTGCCACCAGTTCCCCACCGCCGTCAAAGACATCTTCGCCGCCGGCCCCCGCCTGATCGCCATCCTCGAAGAGGTGCGCGACCCGGGCAACGCCGGCACGATCATCCGTGCCGCCGATGCTGCCGGAGCAGACGCGGTGATCCTCACCGGGCGATCGGTCGACCTCTACAACCCCAAGGTGGTGCGGTCGACGACCGGCTCGCTGTTCCACCTGCCCGTTGCGGTCGAGGCGACGCTTGCCGATGTGAAGCTCCGTGCCGTCGAGGCGGGCCTGCAGATCCTCGCGGCCGACATCAAGGGCGACGACCTGCTCGAGGTCCGCTCGTCCGGCCTCCTGAAGGCGCCGACTGCCTGGCTCTTCGGCAACGAGGCCCGCGGGCTCACCGATGACGATCTCAAACTTGCGGATCGTGCGGTCTCCGTGCCGATCTACGGCCGCGCCGAGTCGATGAACCTCGCCACCGCGGCATCCGTCTGTCTCTACGAGAGTGCTTTCGCCCAACACAGTTGA
- the infC gene encoding translation initiation factor IF-3, with protein MSDPRTNDRIRVPEVRLVGPAGEQVGVVSIDVALRLAQEADLDLVEVAPNSKPPVAKIMDYGKFKYEAAQKAKEARRNQANTILKEVRFRLKIDVHDYETKRKRAEGFLKAGDKVKAMILFRGREQSRPDQGVRLLQRFAEDVSEFGSVESSPTIDGRNMVMVVGPLKNKSEAKAEANAQRAAAKTPREAPAEASAEAPADATAEAPAAASPAAAE; from the coding sequence ATCAGCGATCCCCGTACAAACGACCGTATACGAGTACCCGAGGTTCGCCTCGTGGGTCCGGCCGGTGAGCAGGTTGGCGTCGTCAGCATCGACGTGGCCCTCAGACTCGCGCAAGAGGCAGACCTTGACCTGGTCGAGGTGGCCCCCAACTCCAAGCCGCCCGTCGCCAAGATCATGGACTACGGGAAGTTCAAGTACGAAGCTGCGCAGAAGGCGAAAGAGGCCAGGCGCAACCAGGCGAACACGATCCTCAAAGAGGTCCGTTTCCGCCTGAAGATCGATGTGCACGACTACGAGACGAAGCGGAAGCGCGCTGAAGGCTTCCTCAAGGCCGGTGACAAGGTGAAAGCGATGATCCTTTTCCGTGGCCGCGAGCAGTCCCGCCCCGACCAGGGCGTGCGCCTTCTCCAGAGATTTGCCGAAGACGTTTCGGAGTTCGGTTCTGTCGAATCGAGCCCGACCATCGACGGTCGCAACATGGTCATGGTGGTGGGTCCCCTGAAGAACAAGTCAGAGGCCAAAGCCGAGGCCAACGCTCAACGAGCTGCAGCGAAGACACCGCGCGAGGCACCTGCCGAAGCGTCCGCCGAGGCACCTGCCGACGCGACCGCCGAGGCACCTGCCGCGGCGTCACCCGCCGCAGCCGAATAA
- a CDS encoding glutamate ABC transporter substrate-binding protein — MKLRKILIGTAAAAVAVALTACGAPGSATSGGSTSTSAAGAGPYDLQVAESPSFEAGTTMAKLAEAGTMKIGTKFDQPLFGLRGLDGKPVGFDAAIGSLVAAKLGIPFDKIEWTETVSANREPFLQSGQVDAVIATYTINDKRKQVVDFAGPYFVAGQSILVLEGNSEITKPEDLAGKAVCSVEGSTPASNIVEKYGAVLQPTDVYSKCLDPLKNGQVVAMTTDNVILSGFVDSNPGVFKLVGDTFTQEPYGIGLTKDDTAMRTFVNETLQAAFDDGTWARLFEQTAGKVLPVPTPPTIDQY; from the coding sequence ATGAAACTCCGAAAGATCCTGATCGGCACGGCCGCAGCCGCCGTCGCCGTCGCCCTCACCGCCTGCGGCGCCCCCGGCAGTGCCACCAGCGGCGGCAGCACCTCCACTTCGGCCGCCGGTGCCGGGCCCTACGACCTCCAGGTCGCCGAGAGCCCGTCGTTCGAGGCCGGAACCACTATGGCGAAACTGGCCGAGGCCGGCACCATGAAGATCGGCACCAAGTTCGACCAGCCGCTGTTCGGCCTCCGCGGTCTCGACGGCAAGCCCGTCGGCTTCGATGCCGCCATCGGGTCGCTCGTGGCGGCCAAGCTCGGCATCCCGTTCGACAAGATCGAGTGGACCGAGACGGTCTCGGCCAACCGCGAACCGTTCCTGCAGAGCGGGCAGGTCGACGCGGTCATCGCCACGTACACGATCAACGACAAGCGCAAGCAGGTCGTCGACTTCGCCGGCCCCTACTTCGTGGCAGGCCAGAGCATCCTCGTGCTCGAGGGCAACTCCGAGATCACGAAGCCCGAAGACCTCGCAGGCAAGGCGGTCTGTTCTGTCGAGGGATCCACCCCGGCGTCGAACATCGTCGAGAAGTACGGAGCGGTGCTGCAGCCGACCGACGTCTACAGCAAGTGCCTCGACCCGTTGAAGAACGGCCAGGTCGTCGCGATGACCACCGACAACGTCATCCTGTCGGGCTTCGTCGACTCGAACCCGGGCGTCTTCAAGCTGGTCGGGGACACGTTCACCCAGGAGCCCTACGGCATCGGCCTCACCAAGGACGACACGGCCATGCGCACGTTCGTCAACGAGACCCTGCAGGCTGCCTTCGACGACGGCACGTGGGCACGGTTGTTCGAGCAGACGGCGGGCAAGGTGCTCCCGGTGCCGACGCCGCCCACCATCGACCAGTACTGA
- the rplT gene encoding 50S ribosomal protein L20, whose protein sequence is MARVKRAVNAHKKRRVILERAEGYRGQRSRLYRKAKEQVTHSLVYSYRDRRARKGDFRRLWIQRINAAARLNGLTYNRLIQGLNLAGIEVDRRILADLAVTEPATFAALVESAKAALPADTSAPKVDAAA, encoded by the coding sequence ATGGCAAGAGTAAAGAGGGCGGTCAACGCCCACAAGAAGCGTCGTGTAATTCTCGAGCGCGCAGAGGGCTACCGCGGCCAGCGTTCGCGCCTCTACCGCAAGGCCAAGGAGCAGGTCACCCACTCCCTCGTCTACTCGTACCGCGACCGCCGTGCGCGCAAGGGCGACTTCCGTCGCCTCTGGATCCAGCGCATCAACGCCGCTGCCCGCCTGAACGGCCTCACCTACAACCGCCTCATCCAGGGACTGAACCTGGCCGGCATCGAGGTCGACCGTCGCATCCTCGCCGACCTCGCCGTCACCGAGCCCGCCACGTTCGCGGCCCTGGTCGAGAGCGCGAAGGCTGCACTGCCCGCCGACACGTCAGCCCCGAAGGTCGACGCAGCAGCGTAG
- the rpmI gene encoding 50S ribosomal protein L35 produces MPKMKTHSGAKKRFKVTGTGKLMKQQAGMRHNLEVKSGQRKRRLNTDQVLAPQDAKVIKKLLGL; encoded by the coding sequence ATGCCGAAGATGAAGACCCATTCCGGGGCCAAGAAGCGTTTCAAGGTCACTGGCACCGGAAAGCTGATGAAGCAGCAGGCCGGCATGCGGCACAACCTGGAAGTGAAGTCGGGCCAGCGCAAGCGCCGCCTCAACACCGACCAGGTGCTCGCCCCGCAGGACGCCAAGGTCATCAAGAAGCTCCTCGGCCTCTAG
- the hisB gene encoding imidazoleglycerol-phosphate dehydratase HisB: MSTEPRTAHLTRETSESSIELSLDLDGTGVSNIDTSVPFYNHMLTAFAKHSLTDLTVKATGDTDIDVHHTVEDIGIVLGQAIRQALGDKSGISRFGDALVPLDEALVQAVVDISGRPFLVHTGEPAGFEFHLIGGHFTGSMVRHVFEAITFHAGLTVHLTVLGGRDPHHIAEAEFKAFARAFRFAKQLDPSVSGIPSTKGAL; encoded by the coding sequence ATGTCGACCGAACCGCGCACCGCCCACCTCACCCGCGAGACCAGCGAATCGAGCATCGAGCTCTCGCTGGACCTCGACGGAACGGGTGTGTCGAACATCGACACCAGCGTGCCGTTCTACAACCACATGCTCACGGCTTTCGCCAAGCACTCGCTGACCGACCTCACGGTGAAGGCCACGGGTGACACCGACATCGACGTGCACCACACGGTCGAAGACATCGGGATCGTGCTCGGCCAGGCCATCCGCCAGGCCCTCGGAGACAAAAGTGGCATCTCCCGGTTCGGTGACGCTCTTGTTCCGCTCGACGAGGCCCTCGTGCAGGCCGTGGTCGACATCTCGGGCCGCCCCTTCCTCGTGCACACCGGTGAGCCGGCGGGCTTCGAGTTCCACCTCATCGGTGGCCACTTCACCGGCTCGATGGTGCGCCACGTCTTCGAGGCGATCACGTTCCACGCCGGCCTGACCGTGCACCTCACCGTGCTCGGCGGCCGCGACCCGCACCACATCGCGGAGGCGGAGTTCAAGGCGTTCGCGCGGGCTTTCCGGTTCGCGAAGCAGCTCGATCCGTCGGTCTCCGGCATTCCTTCCACCAAGGGTGCCCTGTGA
- a CDS encoding SseB family protein — MTDALTPADSAGQPWAGRTFDAHPTTFAGDDGAAPELLVAALNRFHELVASQPTAGSIADLLAAQTAVVDAVRDVRLLVPLLAHAGETGVDDHGRTVDKTQELSIVTVTAPDGRAVQPAFTSTEAMARWNPKARPIPTPARRVALAAAGESTDLIILDPTSPTEFALRRPAVWAIAQATPWVSPLGDTAVARAFAGSAAGERDIQSIRLRAGDPSARLVGTEVIVELTLVPGLDRDRLAALLAALQQRWAESEVIAGAVDSMSLKLLQGS, encoded by the coding sequence GTGACGGATGCTCTGACCCCCGCCGACTCGGCCGGCCAGCCGTGGGCGGGCCGCACTTTCGATGCCCACCCCACCACCTTCGCCGGCGACGACGGAGCGGCGCCGGAGCTGCTCGTGGCGGCGCTGAACCGGTTCCATGAGCTGGTGGCCTCGCAGCCGACAGCCGGGTCGATTGCCGACCTCCTCGCCGCCCAGACTGCGGTCGTCGATGCCGTGCGCGACGTCCGGCTCCTCGTTCCACTGCTCGCCCACGCCGGCGAGACGGGCGTCGACGATCACGGGCGTACGGTCGACAAGACCCAGGAGCTCTCGATTGTCACGGTCACGGCACCGGACGGCCGTGCAGTGCAGCCCGCCTTCACCTCCACTGAGGCGATGGCCCGCTGGAACCCGAAGGCCCGCCCCATTCCGACTCCCGCGCGTCGGGTTGCCCTGGCGGCTGCGGGCGAGAGCACCGACCTGATCATCCTCGACCCGACCTCGCCCACCGAGTTCGCGCTCCGCCGCCCTGCCGTCTGGGCGATCGCCCAGGCGACGCCGTGGGTCTCCCCGCTCGGGGACACGGCGGTCGCCCGGGCGTTCGCCGGCTCCGCGGCGGGGGAACGCGACATCCAGAGCATTCGCCTGCGCGCGGGTGACCCCTCAGCGCGGCTCGTCGGCACCGAGGTGATCGTCGAACTCACTCTCGTGCCGGGACTCGACCGCGACCGGCTCGCAGCGCTCCTCGCGGCCCTCCAGCAGCGCTGGGCCGAGAGCGAGGTCATCGCGGGCGCGGTCGACTCGATGTCGCTGAAGCTGCTCCAGGGTTCCTGA
- the priA gene encoding bifunctional 1-(5-phosphoribosyl)-5-((5-phosphoribosylamino)methylideneamino)imidazole-4-carboxamide isomerase/phosphoribosylanthranilate isomerase PriA: protein MTENGPALELLPAVDISNGQAVRLTQGQVGTETNHGDPADAAADWVAQGAEWIHLVDLDAAFGRGSNVDVIRRVIAEAKNIKIELSGGIRDDASLENALASGATRINLGTAALENPEWAAKAIARHGDAIAVGLDVRGTTLAARGWTEDGGDLWEVLARLEDAGCARYVVTDVTKDGTLKGPNVDLLRQVMERTDKPVVASGGISSLDDLIELRALVPAGLEGAIVGRALYAGAFTLVEALAVASE from the coding sequence ATGACCGAGAACGGCCCCGCGCTCGAACTCCTTCCCGCCGTCGACATATCGAACGGGCAGGCGGTGCGGCTGACCCAGGGCCAGGTCGGCACCGAGACGAACCACGGCGACCCGGCCGACGCCGCAGCAGACTGGGTCGCCCAGGGCGCCGAATGGATCCATCTCGTCGACCTCGACGCCGCTTTCGGGCGGGGCAGCAACGTCGACGTCATCCGCCGGGTGATCGCCGAGGCGAAGAACATCAAGATCGAGCTCTCGGGCGGCATCCGCGATGACGCCTCCCTCGAGAACGCCCTCGCGAGCGGCGCCACCCGCATCAACCTCGGCACCGCTGCGCTGGAGAACCCCGAATGGGCGGCGAAGGCAATTGCCCGCCACGGTGACGCGATCGCCGTCGGGCTGGATGTCCGCGGCACCACGCTCGCGGCCCGCGGTTGGACCGAAGACGGGGGAGACCTCTGGGAGGTCCTGGCGCGGCTCGAAGACGCGGGATGCGCGCGCTACGTCGTCACCGACGTCACGAAAGACGGAACGCTCAAGGGCCCGAACGTCGACCTGCTCCGCCAGGTGATGGAGCGCACCGACAAGCCCGTGGTCGCTTCAGGCGGCATCTCGAGCCTCGACGACCTCATCGAACTCCGCGCCCTCGTGCCCGCAGGCCTGGAAGGGGCGATCGTCGGGCGCGCACTCTACGCCGGCGCATTCACCCTGGTCGAGGCGCTGGCGGTCGCCTCCGAGTGA